One region of Microtus ochrogaster isolate Prairie Vole_2 unplaced genomic scaffold, MicOch1.0 UNK18, whole genome shotgun sequence genomic DNA includes:
- the Znf467 gene encoding zinc finger protein 467 isoform X1 codes for MQTTDMLLPVPAGKMPIDTSSIPEASFELIPLPITGFSVGQPEMAPQSESSNGFNNAQGKMSSREEGTQHSCSEHETPGQKEGIHTEQAEAPCMGSQACTPRKTEPAGSVPGEEWMIRKVKVEDEDQEAEEEVEWPQHLSFLPSPFPAPDLGHLTVAYKLEPGTPGSLGGLALSGWAPIPEKPYGCEECERRFRDQLTLRLHQRLHRGEGPCACPDCGRSFTQRAHMLLHQRSHRGERPFPCSECDKRFSKKAHLTRHLRTHTGERPYPCAECGKRFSQKIHLGSHQKTHTGERPFPCTECEKRFRKKTHLIRHQRIHTGERPYQCTQCTRSFTHKQHLVRHQRVHDAASRTRSSTDAPASPHSPSSSPPGPKPFACSHCGLSFGWKKNLATHQSLHLTEGRPFGCDECALGATVDSSATEPSACAPHAPDCGPGSGPATPQHTTPGERSFFCPDCGRGFAHGQHLARHRRVHTGERPFACAQCGRRFGSRPNLVAHSRAHSGARPFACAQCGRRFSRKSHLGRHQAVHTGSRPHACAVCARCFSSKTNLVRHQAIHTGSRPFSCPQCAKSFSRKTHLVRHQRIHGEVTLPTSTSNLSAPVWPNSSEVVPPPIFF; via the exons ATGCAGACAACAGATATGCTCCTTCCTGTGCCAGCTGGGAAAATGCCCATCGATACCAGTTCAATACCAGAAGCTTCATTTGAACTCATCCCTCTGCCTATAACAGGATTCTCAGTGGGACAGCCAGAAATGGCTCCCCAAAGTGAGTCCAGCAATGGGTTCAATAATGCCCAGGGGAAGATGTCATCTAGGGAAGAGGGGACACAGCACTCATGCTCAG AGCATGAGACCCCTGGCCAGAAAGAAGGCATCCACACAGAACAAGCTGAAGCTCCTTGCATGGGCAGCCAGGCTTGTACCCCACGGAAGACTGAGCCTGCAGGCTCTGTCCCAG GGGAGGAATGGATGATTCGGAAGGTGAAGGTTGAAGATGaggatcaggaggcagaggaggaggtggaatgGCCCCagcatctctccttccttcccagtccttTTCCTGCTCCTGACTTGGGTCACCTGACTGTTGCATACAAACTGGAGCCGGGGACTCCGGGATCTCTAGGTGGGCTCGCGCTGTCAGGGTGGGCTCCGATCCCTGAGAAGCCTTATGGCTGCGAGGAATGTGAGCGGCGTTTCCGGGATCAGCTAACTCTGCGGCTGCATCAGAGGTTGCACAGGGGCGAGGGTCCCTGTGCCTGCCCGGACTGTGGCCGCAGTTTCACGCAGCGCGCCCATATGCTGCTGCACCAACGCAGCCACCGCGGTGAACGTCCCTTCCCTTGTTCTGAGTGCGATAAGCGTTTCAGCAAGAAGGCACACCTGACCCGCCATCTCCGCACACACACCGGCGAGCGGCCCTACCCATGCGCTGAGTGTGGCAAACGCTTCAGCCAGAAGATCCACCTAGGTTCTCACCAGAAGACCCACACCGGAGAGCGGCCCTTTCCCTGTACCGAATGTGAGAAGCGTTTCCGCAAGAAGACACACCTGATCCGCCACCAGCGCATCCATACCGGCGAGAGGCCCTACCAATGCACCCAGTGCACACGCAGCTTCACACATAAGCAACACCTGGTGCGGCACCAGAGGGTGCACGACGCTGCTAGCCGCACCCGGTCCTCTACCGACGCTCCTGCCTCGCCCCATTCACCCTCCTCGTCCCCTCCTGGGCCTAAGCCTTTCGCTTGTTCCCACTGTGGCTTGAGCTTTGGCTGGAAAAAGAACCTCGCTACGCACCAGAGTTTGCATCTCACCGAGGGTCGCCCTTTTGGGTGCGATGAATGTGCACTGGGCGCCACCGTAGACTCCTCCGCCACAGAACCCTCAGCCTGCGCTCCCCACGCTCCTGACTGTGGCCCAGGTTCGGGGCCTGCGACACCCCAGCACACCACCCCCGGTGAGCGCTCCTTCTTCTGCCCTGACTGTGGGCGCGGCTTTGCTCACGGGCAGCACCTAGCCCGCCACCGGCGTGTACACACCGGGGAAAGGCCCTTCGCTTGTGCGCAGTGTGGCCGCCGCTTCGGCTCGCGGCCCAATCTGGTCGCCCACTCCCGGGCCCACAGTGGAGCCAGACCTTTTGCCTGTGCGCAGTGTGGCCGCCGCTTCAGTCGCAAATCTCACCTAGGTCGCCACCAAGCAGTGCACACAGGCAGTCGCCCCCACGCTTGTGCTGTCTGCGCCCGCTGCTTCAGCTCCAAAACCAACCTGGTCCGCCACCAGGCAATCCATACCGGCTCCCGCCCCTTCTCCTGCCCGCAGTGCGCCAAGAGTTTCAGCCGCAAGACCCATCTTGTGAGGCACCAGCGTATCCATGGCGAAGTGACCCTCCCAACCTCGACCTCGAACCTTTCAGCTCCAGTTTGGCCCAATTCCTCTGAGGTTGTGCCACCTCCAATCTTCTTCTAA
- the Znf467 gene encoding zinc finger protein 467 isoform X2, with protein sequence MPIDTSSIPEASFELIPLPITGFSVGQPEMAPQSESSNGFNNAQGKMSSREEGTQHSCSEHETPGQKEGIHTEQAEAPCMGSQACTPRKTEPAGSVPGEEWMIRKVKVEDEDQEAEEEVEWPQHLSFLPSPFPAPDLGHLTVAYKLEPGTPGSLGGLALSGWAPIPEKPYGCEECERRFRDQLTLRLHQRLHRGEGPCACPDCGRSFTQRAHMLLHQRSHRGERPFPCSECDKRFSKKAHLTRHLRTHTGERPYPCAECGKRFSQKIHLGSHQKTHTGERPFPCTECEKRFRKKTHLIRHQRIHTGERPYQCTQCTRSFTHKQHLVRHQRVHDAASRTRSSTDAPASPHSPSSSPPGPKPFACSHCGLSFGWKKNLATHQSLHLTEGRPFGCDECALGATVDSSATEPSACAPHAPDCGPGSGPATPQHTTPGERSFFCPDCGRGFAHGQHLARHRRVHTGERPFACAQCGRRFGSRPNLVAHSRAHSGARPFACAQCGRRFSRKSHLGRHQAVHTGSRPHACAVCARCFSSKTNLVRHQAIHTGSRPFSCPQCAKSFSRKTHLVRHQRIHGEVTLPTSTSNLSAPVWPNSSEVVPPPIFF encoded by the exons ATGCCCATCGATACCAGTTCAATACCAGAAGCTTCATTTGAACTCATCCCTCTGCCTATAACAGGATTCTCAGTGGGACAGCCAGAAATGGCTCCCCAAAGTGAGTCCAGCAATGGGTTCAATAATGCCCAGGGGAAGATGTCATCTAGGGAAGAGGGGACACAGCACTCATGCTCAG AGCATGAGACCCCTGGCCAGAAAGAAGGCATCCACACAGAACAAGCTGAAGCTCCTTGCATGGGCAGCCAGGCTTGTACCCCACGGAAGACTGAGCCTGCAGGCTCTGTCCCAG GGGAGGAATGGATGATTCGGAAGGTGAAGGTTGAAGATGaggatcaggaggcagaggaggaggtggaatgGCCCCagcatctctccttccttcccagtccttTTCCTGCTCCTGACTTGGGTCACCTGACTGTTGCATACAAACTGGAGCCGGGGACTCCGGGATCTCTAGGTGGGCTCGCGCTGTCAGGGTGGGCTCCGATCCCTGAGAAGCCTTATGGCTGCGAGGAATGTGAGCGGCGTTTCCGGGATCAGCTAACTCTGCGGCTGCATCAGAGGTTGCACAGGGGCGAGGGTCCCTGTGCCTGCCCGGACTGTGGCCGCAGTTTCACGCAGCGCGCCCATATGCTGCTGCACCAACGCAGCCACCGCGGTGAACGTCCCTTCCCTTGTTCTGAGTGCGATAAGCGTTTCAGCAAGAAGGCACACCTGACCCGCCATCTCCGCACACACACCGGCGAGCGGCCCTACCCATGCGCTGAGTGTGGCAAACGCTTCAGCCAGAAGATCCACCTAGGTTCTCACCAGAAGACCCACACCGGAGAGCGGCCCTTTCCCTGTACCGAATGTGAGAAGCGTTTCCGCAAGAAGACACACCTGATCCGCCACCAGCGCATCCATACCGGCGAGAGGCCCTACCAATGCACCCAGTGCACACGCAGCTTCACACATAAGCAACACCTGGTGCGGCACCAGAGGGTGCACGACGCTGCTAGCCGCACCCGGTCCTCTACCGACGCTCCTGCCTCGCCCCATTCACCCTCCTCGTCCCCTCCTGGGCCTAAGCCTTTCGCTTGTTCCCACTGTGGCTTGAGCTTTGGCTGGAAAAAGAACCTCGCTACGCACCAGAGTTTGCATCTCACCGAGGGTCGCCCTTTTGGGTGCGATGAATGTGCACTGGGCGCCACCGTAGACTCCTCCGCCACAGAACCCTCAGCCTGCGCTCCCCACGCTCCTGACTGTGGCCCAGGTTCGGGGCCTGCGACACCCCAGCACACCACCCCCGGTGAGCGCTCCTTCTTCTGCCCTGACTGTGGGCGCGGCTTTGCTCACGGGCAGCACCTAGCCCGCCACCGGCGTGTACACACCGGGGAAAGGCCCTTCGCTTGTGCGCAGTGTGGCCGCCGCTTCGGCTCGCGGCCCAATCTGGTCGCCCACTCCCGGGCCCACAGTGGAGCCAGACCTTTTGCCTGTGCGCAGTGTGGCCGCCGCTTCAGTCGCAAATCTCACCTAGGTCGCCACCAAGCAGTGCACACAGGCAGTCGCCCCCACGCTTGTGCTGTCTGCGCCCGCTGCTTCAGCTCCAAAACCAACCTGGTCCGCCACCAGGCAATCCATACCGGCTCCCGCCCCTTCTCCTGCCCGCAGTGCGCCAAGAGTTTCAGCCGCAAGACCCATCTTGTGAGGCACCAGCGTATCCATGGCGAAGTGACCCTCCCAACCTCGACCTCGAACCTTTCAGCTCCAGTTTGGCCCAATTCCTCTGAGGTTGTGCCACCTCCAATCTTCTTCTAA
- the Znf467 gene encoding zinc finger protein 467 isoform X3, with translation MAPQSESSNGFNNAQGKMSSREEGTQHSCSEHETPGQKEGIHTEQAEAPCMGSQACTPRKTEPAGSVPGEEWMIRKVKVEDEDQEAEEEVEWPQHLSFLPSPFPAPDLGHLTVAYKLEPGTPGSLGGLALSGWAPIPEKPYGCEECERRFRDQLTLRLHQRLHRGEGPCACPDCGRSFTQRAHMLLHQRSHRGERPFPCSECDKRFSKKAHLTRHLRTHTGERPYPCAECGKRFSQKIHLGSHQKTHTGERPFPCTECEKRFRKKTHLIRHQRIHTGERPYQCTQCTRSFTHKQHLVRHQRVHDAASRTRSSTDAPASPHSPSSSPPGPKPFACSHCGLSFGWKKNLATHQSLHLTEGRPFGCDECALGATVDSSATEPSACAPHAPDCGPGSGPATPQHTTPGERSFFCPDCGRGFAHGQHLARHRRVHTGERPFACAQCGRRFGSRPNLVAHSRAHSGARPFACAQCGRRFSRKSHLGRHQAVHTGSRPHACAVCARCFSSKTNLVRHQAIHTGSRPFSCPQCAKSFSRKTHLVRHQRIHGEVTLPTSTSNLSAPVWPNSSEVVPPPIFF, from the exons ATGGCTCCCCAAAGTGAGTCCAGCAATGGGTTCAATAATGCCCAGGGGAAGATGTCATCTAGGGAAGAGGGGACACAGCACTCATGCTCAG AGCATGAGACCCCTGGCCAGAAAGAAGGCATCCACACAGAACAAGCTGAAGCTCCTTGCATGGGCAGCCAGGCTTGTACCCCACGGAAGACTGAGCCTGCAGGCTCTGTCCCAG GGGAGGAATGGATGATTCGGAAGGTGAAGGTTGAAGATGaggatcaggaggcagaggaggaggtggaatgGCCCCagcatctctccttccttcccagtccttTTCCTGCTCCTGACTTGGGTCACCTGACTGTTGCATACAAACTGGAGCCGGGGACTCCGGGATCTCTAGGTGGGCTCGCGCTGTCAGGGTGGGCTCCGATCCCTGAGAAGCCTTATGGCTGCGAGGAATGTGAGCGGCGTTTCCGGGATCAGCTAACTCTGCGGCTGCATCAGAGGTTGCACAGGGGCGAGGGTCCCTGTGCCTGCCCGGACTGTGGCCGCAGTTTCACGCAGCGCGCCCATATGCTGCTGCACCAACGCAGCCACCGCGGTGAACGTCCCTTCCCTTGTTCTGAGTGCGATAAGCGTTTCAGCAAGAAGGCACACCTGACCCGCCATCTCCGCACACACACCGGCGAGCGGCCCTACCCATGCGCTGAGTGTGGCAAACGCTTCAGCCAGAAGATCCACCTAGGTTCTCACCAGAAGACCCACACCGGAGAGCGGCCCTTTCCCTGTACCGAATGTGAGAAGCGTTTCCGCAAGAAGACACACCTGATCCGCCACCAGCGCATCCATACCGGCGAGAGGCCCTACCAATGCACCCAGTGCACACGCAGCTTCACACATAAGCAACACCTGGTGCGGCACCAGAGGGTGCACGACGCTGCTAGCCGCACCCGGTCCTCTACCGACGCTCCTGCCTCGCCCCATTCACCCTCCTCGTCCCCTCCTGGGCCTAAGCCTTTCGCTTGTTCCCACTGTGGCTTGAGCTTTGGCTGGAAAAAGAACCTCGCTACGCACCAGAGTTTGCATCTCACCGAGGGTCGCCCTTTTGGGTGCGATGAATGTGCACTGGGCGCCACCGTAGACTCCTCCGCCACAGAACCCTCAGCCTGCGCTCCCCACGCTCCTGACTGTGGCCCAGGTTCGGGGCCTGCGACACCCCAGCACACCACCCCCGGTGAGCGCTCCTTCTTCTGCCCTGACTGTGGGCGCGGCTTTGCTCACGGGCAGCACCTAGCCCGCCACCGGCGTGTACACACCGGGGAAAGGCCCTTCGCTTGTGCGCAGTGTGGCCGCCGCTTCGGCTCGCGGCCCAATCTGGTCGCCCACTCCCGGGCCCACAGTGGAGCCAGACCTTTTGCCTGTGCGCAGTGTGGCCGCCGCTTCAGTCGCAAATCTCACCTAGGTCGCCACCAAGCAGTGCACACAGGCAGTCGCCCCCACGCTTGTGCTGTCTGCGCCCGCTGCTTCAGCTCCAAAACCAACCTGGTCCGCCACCAGGCAATCCATACCGGCTCCCGCCCCTTCTCCTGCCCGCAGTGCGCCAAGAGTTTCAGCCGCAAGACCCATCTTGTGAGGCACCAGCGTATCCATGGCGAAGTGACCCTCCCAACCTCGACCTCGAACCTTTCAGCTCCAGTTTGGCCCAATTCCTCTGAGGTTGTGCCACCTCCAATCTTCTTCTAA